The Marinobacter qingdaonensis genome includes a region encoding these proteins:
- a CDS encoding efflux RND transporter periplasmic adaptor subunit, whose amino-acid sequence MRIALIVTVIAVAFGLGWLSSQQTMPMSESAGSGNPAEESSDSKPLYWVAPMDANYRRDKPGKSPMGMDLVPVYAEENSGRDDGGVTISAAVRANLGVKTQAVSRGAISVPVRTVGYVTDDEDQLIHVHSRIAGWVEVLHVRSLGEAVNRGEPLYEIYSPELVNAQQEFLMSERLRRGSEATAAGGKLRALGMTDSQIANLKKTGKVRERITVFAPGSGYVAALPARAGMYVRPDTEIMAIGSRDTVWVIAEFFERQSGLVRTGQAVEFATPSMPGTRWEATIDYVYPELDAKTRTLRARLRVPNPDGRLRPNMFVNLTMDAPIGDDLLTIPRPALIQRSDSQHVLLAEDDGYFRPVPVKTGQEAGDRVVILEGLTEGQQVVVSAQFLIDSETSLEAAMLRLEPEEQNTTGMTDTDNSAPELFEATGRITELDTENASVTLDHGPIADLGWTAMTMAFDLAESVETGALATDQTVKFGFRETPEGYLVERIEPAQDAQ is encoded by the coding sequence ATGCGCATTGCCCTGATCGTGACAGTGATCGCTGTCGCCTTTGGTCTTGGCTGGCTGTCCAGTCAACAAACCATGCCGATGTCCGAGTCAGCCGGTTCTGGCAACCCTGCTGAGGAATCATCTGATAGTAAGCCCTTGTACTGGGTTGCACCTATGGATGCCAACTACCGCCGTGACAAGCCCGGCAAGTCTCCCATGGGAATGGACCTGGTGCCGGTATACGCCGAGGAAAACAGCGGACGGGACGACGGTGGGGTGACAATAAGCGCCGCCGTCAGGGCCAATCTGGGCGTTAAAACCCAAGCGGTGTCCCGGGGTGCGATTTCTGTTCCGGTCCGAACCGTGGGCTACGTCACCGACGATGAAGACCAACTGATCCATGTTCACAGCCGCATTGCCGGCTGGGTTGAGGTGCTGCACGTGCGCTCACTGGGGGAAGCGGTCAACCGTGGTGAGCCGCTGTACGAGATCTATTCACCGGAGCTGGTGAACGCCCAGCAGGAATTCCTGATGTCTGAGCGCCTTAGGCGAGGGTCAGAGGCGACGGCCGCCGGCGGAAAACTGCGCGCCCTGGGCATGACGGATAGCCAGATTGCCAACTTGAAAAAAACCGGAAAAGTGCGTGAACGCATCACCGTGTTTGCCCCCGGTTCTGGCTATGTGGCCGCCTTGCCCGCCCGTGCGGGTATGTACGTGCGCCCGGATACCGAAATCATGGCCATTGGCAGCCGCGATACGGTGTGGGTGATCGCCGAGTTTTTCGAACGTCAGTCCGGGCTGGTCAGGACCGGCCAGGCCGTTGAATTCGCCACACCCTCCATGCCGGGCACCCGTTGGGAAGCCACCATTGACTACGTCTATCCGGAGCTGGACGCGAAAACGCGGACTCTGCGGGCTCGGTTGCGCGTCCCCAATCCCGATGGCCGGCTGCGCCCCAATATGTTCGTGAATCTCACCATGGATGCTCCTATTGGCGACGACCTGCTCACTATCCCACGCCCGGCGCTGATCCAGCGAAGCGACAGTCAGCACGTGCTGCTGGCAGAAGATGATGGGTATTTTCGTCCGGTGCCCGTCAAGACCGGCCAGGAAGCAGGCGACAGGGTCGTCATTCTCGAGGGGCTAACGGAAGGGCAGCAGGTGGTGGTGTCCGCCCAGTTCCTAATTGATTCGGAAACCAGCCTTGAGGCCGCCATGCTGCGACTGGAACCCGAGGAGCAGAACACTACCGGCATGACCGATACGGACAACTCTGCGCCCGAGCTGTTTGAAGCCACTGGCCGGATTACAGAGCTGGATACCGAGAATGCTTCAGTCACGCTGGATCACGGCCCGATAGCCGACCTTGGCTGGACGGCCATGACGATGGCGTTTGATCTTGCCGAATCCGTCGAAACGGGTGCATTGGCCACCGATCAGACTGTCAAGTTTGGATTCCGCGAGACGCCGGAAGGCTATCTGGTGGAACGCATCGAACCTGCGCAAGACGCGCAATAA